The following coding sequences are from one Paenibacillus stellifer window:
- a CDS encoding amidohydrolase translates to MSSRQPDQIEQALGNQLIEVRRNLHLEPELSYEEFRTTEKLRKWLTDADIRVLDLPLKTGLIAEIGGGEGPIVAIRCDIDALPIEEQTGLPFASKVPGKMHACGHDFHTATILGAAYLLKNREAELPGTVRVLFQPAEETGHGAESVLESGGLDGVAAIFGLHNSPDLPTRSFGTRTGALTAGVDRFEITVQGTGAHAATPENGVDAIVTAAQIITSLQTIVSRQTSAGEPVVLSVTRINGGFTWNVLPEIVELEGTVRTHNEEVRRIIPDKMTRIIEGIAAAAGAEAKLHWYPGPPATINDGYWADFTKEIAQQAGYEVYDIPPQMGGEDFSLYLQKIPGAFVNIGTGPAYALHHPRFDVDEKALLPAAQYFALLAEQALVRLKEELR, encoded by the coding sequence GTGTCTAGCAGACAGCCGGATCAAATTGAACAAGCTTTAGGCAATCAATTGATTGAGGTTCGCCGAAATCTGCATCTTGAGCCTGAATTATCTTATGAAGAGTTTAGAACGACAGAGAAGCTCCGGAAATGGCTGACAGATGCCGATATCCGTGTACTGGACCTCCCTTTGAAGACAGGACTCATTGCAGAAATCGGAGGCGGGGAGGGGCCGATCGTTGCCATACGCTGTGATATCGACGCCCTTCCGATTGAAGAACAGACGGGATTGCCTTTTGCTTCAAAGGTTCCAGGGAAAATGCATGCTTGCGGTCATGACTTTCACACGGCAACGATCTTAGGTGCCGCCTACCTGCTGAAAAATCGTGAAGCCGAGCTGCCCGGAACGGTCAGAGTGCTGTTTCAGCCGGCGGAAGAGACCGGACACGGGGCTGAAAGTGTCCTGGAATCAGGGGGGCTTGATGGTGTAGCAGCCATATTTGGCCTCCATAACTCTCCGGACTTGCCCACAAGATCATTTGGAACGAGAACCGGCGCTTTAACGGCAGGGGTCGACCGGTTTGAGATTACAGTACAAGGGACCGGCGCTCATGCTGCAACACCGGAGAATGGTGTGGATGCCATCGTAACGGCGGCACAAATCATCACTTCGCTTCAAACTATTGTAAGCCGCCAGACCAGTGCCGGGGAGCCGGTTGTTCTAAGCGTAACCCGAATCAATGGAGGGTTCACCTGGAATGTGCTGCCGGAGATCGTTGAGCTGGAGGGCACCGTTCGAACTCATAATGAAGAGGTTCGCCGGATCATTCCGGATAAAATGACTCGCATTATAGAAGGAATTGCCGCAGCAGCCGGAGCAGAGGCGAAACTGCATTGGTATCCGGGGCCGCCGGCAACGATAAATGACGGATACTGGGCTGATTTTACTAAAGAGATTGCACAGCAGGCAGGTTATGAGGTGTATGATATCCCTCCGCAAATGGGAGGTGAGGATTTCTCCTTGTACTTGCAGAAGATCCCGGGCGCTTTTGTAAATATCGGAACCGGTCCTGCTTATGCGCTTCATCATCCACGTTTTGATGTCGACGAGAAAGCATTGTTGCCGGCTGCCCAATATTTCGCTTTGTTGGCGGAGCAGGCGTTGGTGAGGCTGAAGGAGGAATTACGATGA
- a CDS encoding methionine ABC transporter ATP-binding protein — translation MIELKDVHKTYTRKGISNEALKEINLRVEKGDIFGVIGYSGAGKSTLIRLVNYLEKPTKGKVFVDGHDLGEYSVKELRAAKKNIGMIFQHFNLLESKKVFDNVAIPLVLTKKSKDEIRKRVMELLDFVGLADKAGSYPSELSGGQKQRVGIARALASNPSILLCDEATSALDPQTTRSILQLLKKINAEYNITIMIITHEMSVIQEICNKVAVMEQGRIIEQGSVLEVFGHPKHLTTQNFVKTVIQNSITDSVQKTIKREPGSGIYKLEFIGQAASEPILYKLIRSYDVEVNILFANMTEIEETTLGKVIIQVKGETTEVDKALFFLKNSGVGVEEVEKHDVNYSFN, via the coding sequence ATGATTGAATTAAAGGATGTTCATAAGACCTATACCCGCAAAGGGATTTCGAATGAAGCTTTAAAAGAAATTAATCTAAGAGTGGAAAAAGGCGATATATTCGGGGTTATCGGCTATAGCGGTGCAGGAAAGAGCACATTGATCCGTCTCGTCAATTACTTGGAGAAACCGACGAAAGGCAAGGTTTTCGTGGATGGCCATGATTTAGGCGAGTACAGCGTTAAAGAATTGCGTGCCGCCAAAAAGAACATCGGGATGATCTTTCAGCATTTCAACCTGCTTGAATCGAAGAAAGTATTTGATAATGTGGCCATTCCCCTTGTTTTGACGAAGAAGAGCAAGGACGAAATCCGCAAGCGTGTTATGGAGCTGCTGGATTTTGTAGGATTGGCCGACAAGGCGGGCAGCTATCCAAGTGAACTGTCAGGCGGACAGAAGCAGCGTGTCGGGATTGCCAGAGCGCTAGCCTCGAACCCTTCCATTCTCCTGTGCGATGAAGCGACTTCCGCGCTGGACCCGCAGACGACGCGTTCCATTTTACAATTGTTGAAAAAAATCAATGCCGAATACAACATCACCATCATGATCATCACCCATGAAATGTCGGTCATTCAAGAGATTTGCAACAAGGTGGCGGTCATGGAGCAAGGACGGATTATCGAGCAGGGAAGTGTTCTGGAGGTATTTGGACATCCCAAGCATCTGACCACCCAAAATTTTGTGAAAACCGTCATTCAGAACAGCATCACGGACAGTGTGCAAAAAACAATCAAAAGAGAACCGGGCAGCGGCATTTACAAGCTGGAATTTATCGGACAAGCCGCTTCGGAGCCCATCTTGTATAAATTGATTCGTTCCTATGATGTCGAGGTCAATATTCTGTTTGCCAACATGACCGAGATTGAAGAGACGACGCTCGGCAAAGTAATTATTCAGGTTAAAGGGGAGACAACCGAGGTGGACAAGGCTCTGTTCTTCCTGAAAAACAGTGGAG